Proteins from a genomic interval of Heteronotia binoei isolate CCM8104 ecotype False Entrance Well chromosome 5, APGP_CSIRO_Hbin_v1, whole genome shotgun sequence:
- the LOC132571836 gene encoding zinc finger protein 665-like, producing the protein MNQKGFSSKCSAKTYQNVRTCWKRYKCVECGRCFHWSSARSRHQRIHTREEPYKRLECGKCFSQKGKLTVHQMFHTGKKSYKCVECGKCFLRNDRLIIHQRIHTGEKPYKCLECGYCFSHSSPLKKHQRIHTGEKPYKCLECGKCFSQNEYLKAHQRIHTGEKPYECLECGKCFPHSSNLRAHQKIHTGEKPYKCLKCGKCFSQNSELTKHHRIHTGEKPYKCFDCGRCFSQNSELTKHQRIHTGEKPYECLECGKCFSRNDSLRLHQRIHTGEKPYKCLECGKCFSRSSHLRTHEKVHTGEKPYKCLECGKCFSRTNHLRTHEKIHTGEKPYKCFECGKCFSVKFRLTTHQKIHTGEKPYKCFECGKCFSLNCSLTAHHKIHTGEKPYKCLECGKCFSRNVRLTLHRKIHTGEKPYQCLECGKCFSLNDCLRVHQKIHLGEKPHKCVECGKCYYRKDSLRAHQKRHTGERQFKCLKCGKCFCQGGCQEN; encoded by the coding sequence ATGAACCAGAAAGGGTTCAGCTCCAAATGCAGTGCTAAAACATATCAAAATGTTagaacatgctggaaaaggtaTAAATGTGTGGAATGTGGAAGGTGCTTCCATTGGAGTAGTGCAAGAAGTaggcatcaaagaattcacacaaggGAAGAGCCATATAAacgcttggagtgtggaaagtgcttctctcagaagGGTAAGCTAACTGTACATCAGATGTTTCACACAGGGAAGAAATCATATAAATGTgtagagtgtggaaagtgctttttgcGGAATGACCGCCTAATTATACATCAAAggattcatacaggggagaaaccttataaatgcttggaatgtggatATTGTTTCTCTCACAGTAGCCCCCTAAAGAAACACCAaaggattcatactggggagaagccatataaatgcttggagtgtggaaagtgcttctctcagaatgAATACCTAAAAGCACATCAaaggattcatactggggagaagccatatgaatgcttggagtgtggaaagtgcttccctCACAGTAGTAACCTAAgagcacatcaaaagattcatactggggagaagccatataaatgcttgaagTGTGGGAAGTGCTTTTCTCAGAATAGTGAGCTAACTAAGCATCACAggattcatacaggggagaagccatataaatgctttgaTTGTGGAAGGTGCTTTTCTCAGAACAGTGAGCTAACTAAACATCAAcgaattcatacaggggagaagccatatgaaTGCTTAGAATGTGGGAAGTGTTTTTCTCGGAATGACAGCCTAAGACTACACCAGaggattcatactggggagaagccatataaatgcttggagtgtggaaagtgcttctctcgcaGTAGCCACCTAAGGACACATGAAAaggttcatactggggagaagccatataaatgcttagagtgtggaaagtgcttctctcgcaCTAACCACCTAAGGACACAtgaaaagattcatactggggagaagccatacaaatgctttgagtgtggaaagtgcttttctgTGAAATTCAGGTTGActacacatcaaaagattcatactggggaaaaaccatacaaatgctttgagtgtggaaagtgcttctctttgAACTGCAGCCTTACTGCACATCATAAGATTCACACAGgtgagaagccatataaatgcttggaatgtggaaagtgcttctctcggaatGTACGCCTAACTTTACATCGAAAGATTCATACTGGAGAAAAGCCTTATcagtgcttagagtgtggaaagtgttTTTCTCTGAATGACTGCCTAAGAGTACATCAAAAAATTCATCTTGGGGAGAAGCCACATAAATGCGTcgagtgtggaaagtgctattATCGGAAGGACAGTTTAAGAGCACACCAAAAGAGGCATACTGGGGAGAGGCAATTTAAATGCTTGAAGTGTGGGAAGTGCTTCTGTCAGGGTGGCTGTCAAGAAAACTGA